Proteins encoded together in one Camelina sativa cultivar DH55 chromosome 9, Cs, whole genome shotgun sequence window:
- the LOC104712415 gene encoding pentatricopeptide repeat-containing protein At3g57430, chloroplastic, with translation MSCHLAFTFSLPFHSQPLPFSRHKPPYLLRATSSPSATIAVDGVPSKLISQSRSPEWWIDSLRSKVRANLLREAVMAYIEMIGLGIKPDNFAFPALLKAVADLQDMDLGKQIHAHVYKFGYGVDSVTVANTLVNLYRKCGDFGAVYKVFDRISERNQVSWNSLISSLCSFEKWEMALEAFRCMLDENMEPSSFTLVIVATACSNLHMTEGLRLGKQVHAYSLRKGDLNSFIVNTLVAMYGKLGKLASSKVLLGSFEGRDLVTWNTLLSSLCQNEQFLEALEYLREMVLKGVEPDGFTISSVLPVCSHLEMLQTGKELHAFALKNGSLDENSFVGSALVDMYCNCKQVLSGRRVFDGMFDRKIGLWNAMITGYAQNEHDEEALLLFIEMEGSAGLLANTTTMAGVVPACVRSNAFSKKEAIHGFVVKRGLDRDRFVQNSLMDMYSRLGKIDIAKRIFGKMEDRDLVTWNTMITGYVFLERHEDALLVLHKMQNLERKASEGAIGVGPKPNSITLMTILPSCAALSALAKGKEIHAYAIKNNLATDVAVGSALVDMYAKCGCLHMSRKVFDQIPFRNVITWNVIIMAYGMHGNGQDAIDLLRMMMVQGAKPNEVTFISVFAACSHSGMVDEGLRIFYNMKNDYGVEPSSDHYACVVDLLGRAGRVKEAYQLMNMMPLDFDKAGAWSSLLGACRIHNNLEIGEIVAQNLIQLEPNVASHYVLLANIYSSAGLWDKATEVRRNMKERGVRKEPGCSWIEHGDEVHKFVAGDSSHPQSEKLHGYLETLWEKMRKEGYVPDTSCVLHNVEEDEKEVLLCGHSEKLAIAFGILNTSPGTIIRVAKNLRVCNDCHLATKFISKVVDREIILRDVRRFHHFKNGICSCGDYW, from the exons ATGTCATGTCATCTTGCCTTCACTTTCTCACTCCCGTTTCATTCTCAACCGCTTCCATTTTCCCGCCACAAACCTCCTTATCTTCTTCGTGCCACATCATCACCCTCTGCAACAATAGCCGTTGATGGCGTACCTTCAAAACTTATCTCTCAATCACGCTCTCCGGAGTGGTGGATTGACTCCCTCCGGTCGAAAGTTCGAGCCAATTTGCTCCGTGAAGCTGTTATGGCTTACATTGAAATGATTGGTTTGGGTATCAAACCCGATAATTTTGCGTTCCCTGCTTTGTTGAAAGCCGTCGCGGATCTTCAGGACATGGATTTAGGGAAACAGATTCATGCCCATGTTTATAAGTTTGGGTACGGAGTGGATTCTGTGACTGTGGCTAATACCCTTGTGAATTTGTATAGAAAGTGTGGAGATTTTG GTGCTGTCTATAAGGTGTTCGATAGAATCTCCGAGAGAAACCAAGTCTCTTGGAactctttgatttcttctttatgTAGTTTTGAGAAGTGGGAAATGGCGTTAGAAGCGTTTCGGTGTATGTTGGATGAGAATATGGAGCCTAGTTCGTTTACGTTAGTGATTGTGGCTACTGCTTGCTCGAATTTGCATATGACCGAGGGGTTGAGATTAGGTAAACAGGTTCACGCCTATAGTTTGAGAAAGGGGGATTTGAATTCGTTTATTGTCAACACGTTGGTGGCTATGTATGGTAAACTAGGGAAATTAGCATCTTCCAAAGTCTTGCTTGGATCTTTTGAAGGCCGTGACTTGGTCACATGGAACACTTTGTTGAGCTCGTTATGTCAGAACGAGCAGTTTCTTGAAGCGTTGGAGTATTTGCGAGAAATGGTGCTCAAAGGTGTTGAACCAGATGGTTTCACTATTTCAAGTGTTCTTCCTGTTTGTTCACATTTGGAGATGCTTCAGACAGGGAAAGAATTGCATGCCTTTGCTTTGAAAAATGGATCTTTGGATGAGAATTCTTTTGTTGGCAGTGCTTTGGTTGACATGTATTGTAATTGCAAGCAAGTGTTGAGTGGTCGTAGAGTATTTGATGGAATGTTTGATAGAAAGATTGGTCTTTGGAATGCTATGATCACTGGATATGCCCAGAACGAGCATGACGAGGAAGCGTTGTTGCTTTTTATTGAAATGGAAGGAAGTGCTGGGCTTCTGGCTAACACAACCACTATGGCAGGTGTTGTTCCTGCTTGTGTTCGTTCTAATGCTTTCTCCAAAAAGGAAGCTATCCATGGATTTGTTGTGAAAAGAGGTTTAGATAGAGACAGGTTTGTGCAGAATTCACTGATGGATATGTATTCTAGGCTGGGAAAGATTGATATCGCTAAACGGATATTTGGTAAAATGGAAGATAGAGACTTAGTTACATGGAACACAATGATTACGGGTTATGTATTCTTAGAACGCCATGAGGATGCGCTTCTTGTGCTACACAAAATGCAAAACCTTGAAAGGAAAGCGAGCGAGGGAGCTATTGGAGTTGGTCCGAAACCTAATTCCATCACTCTGATGACAATCCTCCCCAGTTGTGCTGCACTATCAGCACtagcaaaaggaaaagaaatccATGCTTACGCCATCAAGAACAATTTGGCAACTGATGTGGCTGTAGGTAGCGCTTTAGTTGACATGTATGCAAAATGTGGATGCCTACACATGTCGAGAAAAGTGTTTGATCAGATTCCATTTAGAAATGTTATTACTTGGAATGTAATTATAATGGCTTACGGGATGCACGGAAACGGGCAAGACGCCATAGATCTGCTAAGAATGATGATGGTTCAGGGAGCTAAACCAAACGAGGTTACATTCATCTCAGTATTTGCAGCTTGTAGCCACTCAGGCATGGTGGATGAAGGATTAAGGATATTCTACAATATGAAAAACGACTATGGGGTTGAACCCAGCTCAGATCATTATGCTTGCGTTGTAGATTTGCTTGGAAGGGCTGGCAGAGTTAAAGAAGCATATCAGCTCATGAACATGATGCCTCTTGATTTCGACAAAGCTGGAGCTTGGAGTAGCCTCCTTGGTGCTTGTCGGATTCATAATAACCTAGAAATTGGAGAAATTGTTGCTCAGAATCTCATTCAATTGGAACCAAATGTAGCTAGTCACTATGTGCTACTAGCCAATATATATTCATCAGCAGGCCTCTGGGATAAAGCAACAGAGGTAAGGAGAAATATGAAAGAGAGAGGCGTGAGAAAAGAACCTGGATGTAGTTGGATTGAGCATGGTGATGAAGTACATAAATTTGTAGCCGGTGACTCATCTCACCCGCAGAGTGAAAAGCTCCATGGATATCTCGAGACCTTGTGggagaaaatgagaaaagaagGATATGTACCGGACACATCTTGTGTGCTTCAcaatgtagaagaagatgaaaaagaggTTTTGCTTTGTGGACACAGTGAGAAGCTAGCAATTGCGTTTGGGATATTGAACACATCCCCGGGTACAATTATAAGGGTGGCTAAAAACCTCAGGGTATGTAATGACTGTCATCTTGCAACAAAGTTTATCTCAAAGGTTGTTGACAGAGAAATCATCTTGAGAGATGTTAGGAGGTTTCATCATTTCAAGAATGGAATTTGCTCCTGTGGAGACTATTGGTGA
- the LOC104712418 gene encoding uncharacterized protein LOC104712418 isoform X1 — protein sequence MAEYPSAIERAVASSLLVLSYGPVLFSPTRSESVEESSYVRKWCEEGSSNLSLKLGSSGSRSCGSALSSDGSFGKIEDRGFKINYTGDPFQLVNFKTARKRRSQVIWGTFNSKPTQLMKNPASDLLSTSSVDSKDESCLSTGSSEVSSIESRIKVGNQRSNEKLRGERKKMKDSSSRSSSIRRRAKDILEFLSSESSSEVHIRQILGDSPDTSKALRMLLKMSEVKRFGTGGRLDPFIYKIA from the exons aTGGCGGAGTATCCTTCTGCGATTGAGAGAGCGGTTGCTTcgtctcttcttgttctttcttaTGGACCTGTGCTCTTCTCACCTACGAG GTCGGAATCTGTTGAGGAATCGAGCTATGTAAGGAAGTGGTGTGAGGAAGGAAGCTCGAACCTGAGCTTGAAGTTGGGATCTAGCGGATCGAGATCTTGTGGCTCGGCTTTGTCCAGCGACGGTTCGTTTGGGAAGATTGAAGATCGTGGattcaaaatcaattatactGGAGATCCGTTTCAACTCGTGAATTTCAAG ACAGCGAGGAAACGCCGATCTCAGGTTATCTGGGGAACCTTCAATTCCAAGCCGACACAGTTGATGAAGAATCCTGCGAGTGATCTTCTCTCAACATCCTCTGTTGATTCCAAAGATGAATCGTGTCTGTCAACTGGTTCAAGCGAGGTTTCCAGCATAGAAAGCAGAATCAAAGTCGGGAATCAGAGAAGCAACGAGAAGCTAAGaggagaaaggaagaagatgaaagatagTAGCAGCAGGTCGAGTTCTATTCGCCGTAGAGCCAAAGATATCTTGGAGTTTCTTTCCTCAGAGTCTTCTTCTGAAGTCCATATCCGTCAGATTCTCGGCGACAGTCCTGATACCAGCAAAGCTCTCAGAAT GTTATTGAAGATGTCGGAAGTGAAGAGGTTTGGCACAGGAGGAAGACTTGATCCCTTTATTTACAAG ATTGCATGA
- the LOC104712418 gene encoding uncharacterized protein LOC104712418 isoform X2 — protein sequence MAEYPSAIERAVASSLLVLSYGPVLFSPTRSESVEESSYVRKWCEEGSSNLSLKLGSSGSRSCGSALSSDGSFGKIEDRGFKINYTGDPFQLVNFKTARKRRSQVIWGTFNSKPTQLMKNPASDLLSTSSVDSKDESCLSTGSSEVSSIESRIKVGNQRSNEKLRGERKKMKDSSSRSSSIRRRAKDILEFLSSESSSEVHIRQILGDSPDTSKALRMLLKMSEVKRFGTGGRLDPFIYKV from the exons aTGGCGGAGTATCCTTCTGCGATTGAGAGAGCGGTTGCTTcgtctcttcttgttctttcttaTGGACCTGTGCTCTTCTCACCTACGAG GTCGGAATCTGTTGAGGAATCGAGCTATGTAAGGAAGTGGTGTGAGGAAGGAAGCTCGAACCTGAGCTTGAAGTTGGGATCTAGCGGATCGAGATCTTGTGGCTCGGCTTTGTCCAGCGACGGTTCGTTTGGGAAGATTGAAGATCGTGGattcaaaatcaattatactGGAGATCCGTTTCAACTCGTGAATTTCAAG ACAGCGAGGAAACGCCGATCTCAGGTTATCTGGGGAACCTTCAATTCCAAGCCGACACAGTTGATGAAGAATCCTGCGAGTGATCTTCTCTCAACATCCTCTGTTGATTCCAAAGATGAATCGTGTCTGTCAACTGGTTCAAGCGAGGTTTCCAGCATAGAAAGCAGAATCAAAGTCGGGAATCAGAGAAGCAACGAGAAGCTAAGaggagaaaggaagaagatgaaagatagTAGCAGCAGGTCGAGTTCTATTCGCCGTAGAGCCAAAGATATCTTGGAGTTTCTTTCCTCAGAGTCTTCTTCTGAAGTCCATATCCGTCAGATTCTCGGCGACAGTCCTGATACCAGCAAAGCTCTCAGAAT GTTATTGAAGATGTCGGAAGTGAAGAGGTTTGGCACAGGAGGAAGACTTGATCCCTTTATTTACAAGGTATGA
- the LOC109126317 gene encoding uncharacterized protein LOC109126317 — protein sequence MGKYTEMLDIGVRIAARFHSHCPQTARLYYHPPSDGHHHHGVTDLLGGGGVFGSGQDSTGLVGGLGSGASGVVGCGVKSSQGYDDARDLLLFSVV from the coding sequence ATGGGGAAATACACGGAGATGTTGGACATCGGAGTGAGAATCGCGGCGAGGTTTCATTCACACTGTCCTCAGACGGCTCGTCTCTATTACCATCCTCCATCTGACGGCCATCACCATCACGGAGTCACAGATTTGCTCGGAGGTGGTGGGGTTTTTGGTTCGGGTCAAGATTCGACCGGTTTGGTTGGTGGTTTAGGATCCGGAGCTAGTGGTGTTGTTGGTTGCGGTGTCAAATCTTCTCAGGGGTATGATGACGCCAGAGATCTCTTGTTATTCTCtgttgtttga